In a single window of the Candidatus Thermoplasmatota archaeon genome:
- a CDS encoding 50S ribosomal protein L19e, giving the protein MTDLRNQRRMAASILKCGVNRVWIDHDRVDEIAKAVTKDDIRVLIHGKAIKSRQIQGISSGRKNYRKEQKEKGRRRGHGSRKGAAYARLPRKERWIRTIRPIRAYLAKLRDEKKIDAATYRRYYQRAKGGEFRSKSHLESHLISDGFIKIIKKEETKQ; this is encoded by the coding sequence ATGACTGATTTAAGAAACCAGCGGAGAATGGCAGCATCTATTCTTAAATGTGGTGTAAACAGGGTCTGGATTGACCATGATAGGGTTGATGAGATCGCTAAAGCAGTTACCAAGGATGATATTAGGGTTCTAATTCATGGTAAAGCAATTAAAAGCAGACAAATACAGGGTATATCAAGTGGACGTAAAAACTATAGAAAAGAACAGAAAGAGAAAGGCAGACGTCGTGGACATGGTTCAAGAAAAGGAGCAGCTTATGCTCGTCTGCCACGTAAAGAACGTTGGATACGTACAATAAGACCAATAAGAGCATATCTAGCTAAGCTTAGAGACGAGAAAAAGATTGATGCAGCAACCTACCGTAGGTACTACCAGAGAGCAAAAGGCGGGGAGTTTAGAAGTAAAAGCCATTTAGAATCACATCTTATATCTGATGGTTTTATAAAGATTATAAAGAAGGAGGAAACAAAACAATGA
- a CDS encoding 50S ribosomal protein L18 encodes MTHGPRYKIKTRRRREGKTDYRKRLALLKSRKTRIVVRKTIKNTQVQFVEYNEIGDKVLVSAMSKELASKYNWKYSTSTTPAAYLTGLLAGKRAVDKGIKEGVLDIGRYTPATGSKVFAALKGVLDAGIECSFNEEKIPSDERLFGKHLNKEIEPSVKDIKDKIIGGK; translated from the coding sequence ATGACGCATGGGCCCCGTTACAAAATCAAAACACGTAGAAGAAGAGAAGGAAAAACCGATTACAGAAAGAGGCTTGCACTTTTAAAATCAAGAAAAACTAGGATAGTAGTTAGAAAAACAATAAAAAACACCCAGGTTCAATTCGTTGAATATAACGAGATAGGTGACAAGGTTCTTGTGTCAGCTATGTCAAAAGAACTTGCAAGCAAATACAACTGGAAATACTCAACATCCACAACACCCGCTGCATACCTAACAGGTTTACTAGCCGGTAAACGAGCAGTAGATAAAGGGATAAAAGAAGGGGTGCTAGATATAGGGAGATACACGCCGGCTACAGGATCAAAGGTTTTTGCTGCGCTAAAAGGAGTTTTAGATGCAGGCATTGAATGTTCTTTCAACGAAGAAAAAATACCAAGCGATGAAAGACTTTTTGGCAAACACCTAAACAAAGAGATAGAACCATCTGTCAAAGATATTAAAGATAAAATCATCGGAGGCAAATAA
- a CDS encoding 30S ribosomal protein S5, producing the protein MDWIPKTNLGKMVKNGQINTMSDALKSGLPLRESEIVDILMPGLEDEVIDVNMVQRMTDSGRRVKFVITVAVGNSDGFIGLGQAKGKEVGSSIRKAIENAKLNLVEIRRGCGSWECGCGKAHTVPFAVKGKSGSVEITLKPAPQGIGLATGDVAKKILRLAGIKDCWTFTKGKTKTTVNYAKAVFNALRENTQTRVMEDEVKKINIISGGISIQSTPEKNQITGQGAM; encoded by the coding sequence ATAGATTGGATCCCAAAAACCAATCTAGGGAAGATGGTTAAAAACGGGCAGATCAACACAATGAGCGACGCACTAAAATCAGGTTTACCGTTGAGAGAATCAGAGATAGTAGATATACTAATGCCGGGTCTAGAAGATGAGGTAATAGACGTAAATATGGTACAAAGGATGACAGACTCAGGTAGAAGAGTAAAATTTGTTATAACAGTAGCAGTTGGTAACTCAGATGGTTTCATAGGACTCGGACAAGCAAAAGGAAAAGAGGTTGGGTCAAGCATCAGAAAAGCTATAGAAAACGCAAAACTCAACCTTGTAGAGATAAGGAGAGGATGTGGCTCCTGGGAATGCGGCTGTGGAAAAGCACATACAGTACCATTTGCTGTAAAAGGAAAAAGTGGTAGCGTTGAAATAACACTTAAACCAGCTCCACAGGGCATTGGACTAGCTACCGGTGATGTAGCAAAAAAAATCCTGAGACTAGCAGGTATAAAAGATTGTTGGACTTTCACAAAGGGAAAAACAAAAACCACTGTAAACTACGCAAAGGCTGTGTTCAATGCTCTAAGGGAAAACACGCAAACCAGGGTTATGGAAGATGAGGTTAAAAAAATCAACATAATATCTGGTGGTATAAGCATTCAATCAACACCGGAAAAGAATCAAATAACAGGACAAGGGGCGATGTAA